The sequence AAGCTCTCTATCGTATACACTATATCTCGTCCGTGCCTTTTCTAACTTTCTTGCAAAAAGTCTAATGGTTCCCAcatatctttattatattgCTCTAAAATTGCGCCGATGTCGACGTCCGATACATTCGTGTACAACGCCAATTCTTGAATCGCATAAGAGAGATGCCGCGGCGATCTTTAGTTCCTATAAACGTCTTTTCAGATTCATCGTCCCGACAAAaggagataaatataaaaaatgacagTTTCATTAAGGACTTAATTACAAAGGTAAAGATGGATCCAATATGGACAATAAAGTATTGCACTGGTGGGTTGAAGAAGCGAAATGCCTATACTAACGGGATTGGAATTATTAGAAACGAAGGAAGAGAATAGAAAGAAAGTGGAATCAGCATTCACAATAGGACAACCATTTTCACTACAGTGACAACAGCAATTCACGAAGAATTAAAAAGGGGCAAAAGCCGAAACAAAGATAAACAAGTCGCGATCCTAACCGATTCAAGAAACACATTAAATACCATAGCACTCAGGTTGAGacaaacaagaaaaagaacaagaaagaaggaggaaaaCATCTGGATCGATAAGATCGCCGAGCAACTGATAGAAATAGAGAAGGAAAAAATGAATTGACCCAGAAAAGGGCAAACAAGGAAAAAGAACAGACAGATATAACAGAAAAAAAATTTGCTTGATATGGATATCAACACATGTAGAGATAGAAGGTAATGAAAAGACAGACCAAAAGACGAAAGAGCAAACAAGAGGAGTAGCGGATAACAGCTACAAAATTCAATGAGTATCGACACCAACTAAAAGAAGAATTATGGAAATTAAAAGAACTAGTATGCTTAAACGGATATGCGTAAATGCATAAGGAAACATACTTCCCCATTCTTGCTAATCAgactaaattatttattttaattgtatagtttataaaatgtatatgtatagttataTCTATACGCACCGTACCAAGTAAACAAACAAGAAGGGGGTAATGATATATAGCTCCTCGAGGTAGCTGATCGTCACTTGACGGAACTAATTTCCAAAAATACTACAAAGAACGCCGAGAATTGTACAAACTATCAGTCCATTAATTTAATACTGTCCAATTGAACTAAAACTACTCGCACAAGATTAATTCGTCATTTAAAATATCACCTACGATTTGTTTAACAACGAACAGATCACTGTACGCAACAACATTaaagaatagaaattaattCAGATATAGTTATAGTCGGTATCACTTTATTCGTAAAAATCTCAATAATCCAACTGAAACTATCTTacaacaatgaaataaaaaatataaaaatatttatgtattaataatTGTGTCATCGTCGGTACCGTACAAATAACAGGTTTCATGTGTAAGTGCAAGTTTCAAGTGCAAGTGAGGATGGTTCGTGAACAAATTCTAGGCATGTACGAGTACACATTTACGACAGCAGacgaagagaaagggaaagggagAGAATCGCTTCGAAATTATCGGACAACATCAGTATTCGGGCGGGATTGAACAGATACTTATGACATATGGGTAAAAGTAGCCTGACTCGTCGGTTCTTTTTGACTTGAGAGAGATTGCCCGATATTTTTCTGTGATAACACCCGAAAATAGATTGTCGCTATCTTAATTATTTCCACCATCGCGATAACGCGCGTTATCTAAACACTTGAAGAGCGTAAGAATCGCTTTTAACTTTTGACATGACAGTAATAAAGCGGATTTGGCGAAATACTCAACTAGATTAGGTGGTCACTTGAGGAGGGAAAATCCACAAATAAAAATGCAGCTAGAAACAATAAAAGGGGACAACTGTGATGTATCGAGTAGTTCCTCAACATGCATAAACCTTACAGTCTTCTTAAGCGAGGAATGCGAAGAAAAAAGGATCTTTAGACAAAGCCCTTTTCGACAGTGACAATTTAAAGTCGTGTCACACATATGCACTTCTACACTACTTTCCCTTGAATCATGCCACGAACCAGGGAACCTGGAGAAGGGATTGGTCCTCATGAATTGTCAccgaatttcatattttgttaaatcAGGAACTATAACGAAGGAATGAAGAGAATCCTCAGAATCACTTTGGCTTCGATACCAACAAAATACACAGCAATCTCCAAATCcatttaattcttattttttcaataaaagttCTAACCTTTATCTCACGCACTTAACAGTTCAATGCTTCAGCATTTTAAAGTGGTTGTCTCCTCCCGCGAACTTTCATCTCTAAATTACGACAACACGTGCCATctaagtagaatattattaaccAGCATGAACATAAAATTCCAAGCCTGCTCGAAATCCTAATAGCTGCTAATAGTAAACATACATGTTACACTGTTGCCATTTTCATATGTTCTCGTGAGCGCGGGTTCTAAATGGATAATCCTGTACTTTTGTTCACATaaaaactaaataaatataaatatttgttcacATATCTCATAAAGTTATCAGACCAGTAACAGTACAGTTATTAATATTCAATAGTATTAACATTAATGATATACACTCCTCGTCAAAGAGATAGCCCAGgtgtgctatctttaatttctcaatgacgcaTGTAAAGTTTTTcgtttgtaacgtataatatccaaacattatgagctcaggATATGCGGCTTgctggaaataattaaaaatattatgaggtttagtgtgtaacaaaaagaaaatcgttttattttaagaacgaaatgatagcacatgtacaataagaaaataataatcaacataaattgtaactaacaataattacttttcaaacatatatacttatttaataatgggTACATTcccatttattttctattacttctaTTATATTCTGTTTCTGGATATAAATTTGACTTAACGTATCCCATTTGCgtacaattgcatttttttaaattcttgtaCGTGTTGATACTACTTCCATTCGCGTATAACGCTGTGAACAAGTTCTGCCcagcaattttcaataatattaaggtCCGTGGAGCATTCAGGCCACggcaaaatagatatattattttcgttaaaatatgaTTGTACCAATCTTGATGTGTGTACAGATGCATTATCTTGTTGAAAGATGTAATTAAGTCCAGAAATGCGTTctgcatgattatttatttgttctttgattaaatttatgtatcggACACTATTCATTCTCCCATCGATAAACTTGATACTTGTCTTACCGAAATAACCGATACCGGTCTAAACCATCACGCTGCCTCCTCCCCTTTTGTCGTCGAATTACTgacattgttttttttcttatgtcatgaaaataatattacaacCCATCAGCACCATCCAAGTTGAATCTTTTTTCGTCTGAAAATGGtatttttctccaatttttttTCCAATGCACtctttcttttgcaaagcgtaaacgttctactttgtgtttcgttgttaatgaaggtttctttttcaattttagtcTCTTAATATCTTTGCAGGATAGTAGAACTCGACGAACACTTGAAACACTGGCACTAACATTAGACTTCTCCATTATTTGCTTCGTTGTTAACTGTGAGTTGGAAGCTACACGCAAAATTGCTCGCTTATCACGATCGGATAACGATGACGGCCGACCAGTACTTTTCTTTTTGCcataatcttcaacattttttaagaaattgtgtATTACTCTACGACTTCTTcttattactttcgatatttttgctacTGATAACCGCTGTTGTTTTAGTTCAAGAATTTGCTTTTTTTCAGACTCGTTTAATCTTTTTCCGCGTCCCAtagttacaaatttatataatattgtactgtAATCTTTACTCGTTGATAGATTATGAACTACTGagcaatttctaaatatattaacAGAATGTGCTATCATTTCGACCTTAacattgtagtatcgtggacgaggggCCTGGGGGGTGTcgtgcgaattataaacaagtaGTTGCTGAGCATGTGCGTGGTGGGACTAAGACAAAAGATatgaggctaagacaaaagatgaggggttgctaagggacataaacgaattaacagtaGTACgagttgagaagccagagagtgcgTTATCGAGATAGTGTTGCTAGCGTTCTTGAGAGAGAGTTGAATCCGTGATGACGAGAGttactaattaattatctagttgtcCTAATTATAATATGTTGTTGTGATTAGTTCATGTTACATAACCATTGTTTACTGTTTAATccatatattgtaaataaactaattataatagtttacgatactacagtatGGAACAGCTTTTCTTTATTGTATACAAACATTTACGACATTGTGACTTATTTCCAGCAAAACGCATATcctgagctcataatgttttgatatttgtacgttacagacgaaaaactttacATGCATCATTGGGAAATTAAAGACAGCACACCTGAGATATGTTTTTGTCAAGGagtgtaattattaatatagattTGTTTACATTTCTTATCACAAAATTTGTACTTTGTTCTgttaattttaatacttttattttattatgaagaatatcaaacaaattttaGTAAATAAGATCAGAATCGttactatatatttaataaatattaaagtatttaaCCTGTATAATAAAGGAtcttaacaatttattatacaagTATACTATAAACAGCTAATACATACTTAAATAAAAGAGCTTGTAAAATATGCACTGTCATGTAGGGTTTTGTGTAAGTCTTGCATGTAATGTTGTATGAacttttgtacatttttcaCTTCTTGATTGTATGGGAGATTGAAACTCCAATGATACTCGCTTGGAGCTGTTTTTAAGTGTAATTGGGGATAGACTAGATGGCTCACCATAAGATCGTAATTTTTCAAGCCGTTTTTGTATGGCAACAGATTTTGCTAGTTGATTATTTGTTAAACTCCTTCCTTGGAATTCCTGAGATACATGATCATTAAATTGCTTGTcagtattaatattttcatttgataTGTCTTTGTTGAAATTATTTCTCATCATTGATTTCTTTTGTACTTTCTCCGAAATTTCTACCACACAGGTATCTATATACGTACTAATAtcctttgaaaatatgatttaaaaatatgatttagtAACTTAAGATTATaaagttattaaatttatcaCACCGATATCTTCTAATACTTTTAAAACATTTACCGTTATCgaacattttaaattttctaaaggTTCCTGAAGGTGACTGTCTCGAGGATTATGCGTAAAAATACTTCGTTCTGTGCAATATGCCACTGGTATATTCCATGATGTAGCTCGACGCCATTCTAAATTGCCACAGGCAACAAAAGATCCTATAGTCAAAATTTCTGCATACCCATAAGAAGATATTCCATGCCAAAAGAGTATTGATAAATATGAAGACAGGGAATCCGCATGTGGATATGCTAAATACACAGCTTGAAAATTTTTCATACCCTaacaaataaatagaaaaagttatcaTTGTAAATCGTCAATCTtgcatatatatttacaataactTACATAGGGTTCGTTTCCAATAGAAGCAATAATTCCTACTGTATCAAATTCTCCATAAGCTGGTGTAAAGGTTGGCTTACTTATTTCACATAATGCTGTATATGTTCTCAGACGAAAACTATTATCAGAAATGTTTACTTGGATAAATGATGCATTTCGATTTGCGGTCAATAGCAACTCATTACctctatttcaataaatattattatattacacttgattagtaataaaaaatagtagaggaatataatatagaaattaatacCTTTTTGCTGAGGGCATAACATTACAAAGTGATATACAATTTCCttcttttaaaatatctataacTTCTTCGCTGGGAGACCAAACTGAAAGAATAGCATTTGTTTCTTCCTCAATTACGCGAATTTTTAAAAGAGGTGTAACATGTCGTGGTAAAGGTAAGCTTTCTTGTAATTGAGATTCTAATTCTTGTCTAAATTTCTCCTGTTTCATATGACAATCATTCTTTAATTGCTCTAGTTCTTGCTCTGAACGAAATCCCtatgacaaataaaaatataaatttgcaaacaGTTATAACACAGAAAACAATTATTGTTGTATTAGTTAATACCTCTTTAAATAATTTGTCGCGATCTTCATTCCATTCAACTGCTGCTAAATCGATACTGTCCGTACTTAAGTTACTTTTGCATTTTCcagtatgaaaatatttctctgCTTTAGCATAAAATGCTTCTATCATTGACCGACATTCCCTTTCATAGATAATGCTAGCTTTTTCTTCGCATCTAGCATTTCGAAAAACTAGAATCAGgaaataaaatggtttaaaATGATTAGAAAgagttgaaaatattaaaagcatGCATGCTTATCTTACTAGATTCTCCTGCTGAAGTTTTCTCATGATATAACATTGGATATACCCTCGCAACTATAACTTTAATTTTCCCAATTAAGCCACCATTTGGATAAATGGTCTTTAATTTAGTGCACATTGGTCCTGATGGTACTGTATACCCTAACTTCATATCCCATCTTGCTCTTCTTGTTGAGTTTGTATGTAATTTTAAACATACGTTCTCTCCAATCTAAGAGATAACAATctttaatgtattaaatattcttcactaaaatttaaacaaacttTTGAAACTATGTTTACTTCCAAAGGTGAGCATCCTTGATCACAATTTAATAATTCAGATCCAtatgttaataattttgttcCCTCTTTTATTTTACCAGATGTTATATGTTTCATCATTGCCTGATCAATTGAAGCTTGAATACAATACCATCCATCTGTTAATATCAATTTTTTGgatgatatttttaattgatttttgtTTTCGGTATCAGAATCATCACACTAcatacaaaaagaaagaaaaacctgAATATTGAtccttaataaaaaaaaagattcatCTGCACTaaaaaaaattactttattaataGAAGACACACATAAAACCATTCTCTTGGTTGCAACATCATCTTTCtctaatatttttcttaaagcCGATCTTTGAGATCTATCAATTTCCCTGTCATAACGATATTTCAATTCCATCATTACTCTGGCAGGAGTTAGAACTCTAAAAAGTAACTCttttttatagtaatttatattttttaacatgttcaaattataaaaataattcaaagttcTACCTTGGTAGAATGATATAACCTAGTTTTATTCTATCCATTGATGCTAATTTCCATACAATCCATTTGTAATGATTTTCTACCCATCCAATGGGAAGTAAGTTAGGGTCTACACCTGGACTTGCTAAAAAAGATCTTTTAATTTCTGTTATTCCTACATAACCATTTTCATCCAAAATTAAACAAGCTCCATCTTCCAATTTTATACCATCAATATTATTTTGCACAATATTTTGCCTAAACAGTGTAGACCAAATTTGTAATCCAGTATCTAATGTACAAAATGTCATTTTTGACCAAAATATGTCTCACCCATAAAAATCTGCACAATGAAACTTATACATTGTCGCATTATCAGCTCTTAAATCCAAAATTTCAGGTGGTAATTTTCTGTTAACAAGCTAATAAACAAagatcaataattaaaatttaattgtttaataaaaaattatatcttttcctTAAACCTTACCTCTTCATATGTACATAGAGTAGGTTTTTTTCCCTTACTAATTTCTTTCCATGATATACGATTATTGGTATTACTCTTTctgtgaaaatataatttactgaTTGTTGGTTTAGGCTTACTATTTTGCTTCATACTAATTTGTTTATCCTATAAGTATAAATTAAGATATCGttttttaaagtttcttttaataataacattaatagtaacaataagACATACTATATTGTTTCTTACTTGTTCTAAAGCAGCTTCTAAACGTTTCTCTAATACAGTTACAGATTGATTTATAAAGTCTATCATTAATTGAGAGTCACCAAAATCATTAACGACTGCCGAGTCATACTGATCCTGTTTATCTGTTAAATCTTGCTTCTCTGTTAaacaattatcttttttatttatatattgattCGAACTTGCATAATTATCATTTAACTTTTCTAAATTATCTATAAATTCATCTGCTTTATTACATAAACATGCCAACTTATCTACTTTATTTTTTGAGGTATTTGTAGTTTCTCTTCTACCTGTACTCCTTCGCTTTTTACGAATAAATTGTCCTCCTATTACTGGACTAGATGGAACATTTTCAGTTTCatcattttctttaatttccttAGGAGATATTTGTTGCTCCGTGAAATCTAAATCCTTTTCATCAGCTAAAAGTGCAACTGCACTAGCTATTTCATGTGAAATTACATAGTTATCTATTATTTCATCACTTTCCTTGCTTGTTTCAGTAATATTAATcataatattatcatttaatttaaGTTCAACATCACAATTTAGAGTTCCTTGCATAGATATTGAAGATGTGCTttgatttcctttttcttcattATTCAATGAGTTTTTATGAGTAGATTTTAAGACTTGAAACTCATTACTAAATCGTAACTTTTTAAACTGACTAGATTTTGCTTTGTTGTTCAAAGATACATTGTCATCTACATCTTTAATTTTTCGCTTTTGCAATGATTTAGGTAATGCAAGAATAGTTTCAAAATCTTTGGAGATTTCTTCTTGAAATATTGCTTTTGCTTTCGATATTGCTTCATCGGTCACATTAATGCATTTACCACTTGCAGTTTGAAATCCAACATCTGGTATTTGCGcattaaatgtattaatttcattttcagcTTTAAATTTTTGTTCAAAGTTGTCACTTTCTTTAAGCTcattattaaaaagtttctttgCTTTTGATAGTGCTTCACTTGTCACATTAATGCGTTGACCACTTGCAGTTTGAAATCCAACATCTGGTATTTGCGcattaaatgtattaatttcattttcagcTTTGAATTTTTGTTCAAAGTTGTCACTTTCTTTAAGCTCATTATTAAAGAGTTTCTTTGCTTTTGATAGTGCTTCACTTGTCACATTAATGCGTTGACCACTTGCAGTTTGAAATCCAACATCTGGTATTTGCGCGTTAAatgtattaatttcattttcagcTTTGAATTTTTGTTCAGAGTTATTACTTTCTTTAAGCTCATTATTAAAGAGCACTTTTGCTTTTGATAAAGCTTCCTCAGACACATGGATTGAATTACCACTGGCAGTAGCAAAACCAAATGAGAAACCATCacttttattattcatatttatatatattaaacttttaaaatctgcacgaaaataaatttattaaatagatTGATATTAAAACAATGTCAACACTGAAAATCATTCGTTTTTACATTTTGAGTGATGATATTTAAGCATTTTTCATAATTACCATCTTCCAGGTATTAAGACGAATTTTGCGATAAACACATGTTGTCAAAGGATGCCATCTGTAGAAGTATCtgacaaattaaatttttttatgggGAAAAAGCTatctacatattatattatgaagTCATATTAATACTATCTGATATTATTTTAACTCTCATAAACTATTAATTGTACCAAATTTTATAAGCTAAAATAAGATAATTCATTTGAGGAAGATAAGTTGTTATTTTgccaaataaattaaaaatataatttcaaaaaatatttattgcttgTTAGTAATTTAAGCGAaaattagatatatataaatatatagaattattcggttaatatatttgaagaaaatttatattttagaaatttctaattttctatggATATAGTTAAATTAGATTGCATTACATATCAGTATATTATAAACATAACATGTATAAGCTGATATATGTATCATACATCAATATattgtaaagaaaataattctcGTAGTTTCTTAATATAGGTAATCAATATTCTAATTTCAAGTTTTCTTTAGCATTTTATGAggcaataattttgaaattaatatgaattatagatatcataatgtaatactaaatttgtattttctttcacAAAAAAGATGTTTTTACTTTcctaagaaaataattatactgCTATTTTATGCTTtgaataatcaaatattaaattttattctatatttaaataaaaattttggcTAAGATCGTGTCTTGGGAAACGTGAACATTGTCAATAATCTATAGAACCGGCAAAACACTGGTTTAACCTCATTACGTTTTTTGTATTAGTGCATGTGATTTTGCGCGGGAGACtaagattaatatatttaatatattaatcagttaatatgaaatttaaagcgTATACCGGAATTACATGGTCCGTTTTGGAACTTACGGGCCTTATAGAAGATGAAGATTCTTGCgtttattttgagaaatttaagAAACATGTTGGCTTACATCCATTTCACTTAACGAACTTAAATACCGCGTTAAATGAAATTCTAAGTTCGAATTTGAATTCCTACGATCCTgagtatgtatataatttccATTAATTGTAATAAGATACAttctttatacaaattttattcaacagtatctatttaaattaaatataaaagcaaATATATTTCTTGGTTATGTTTATATTCTCAtgctagaaatattttttagtgtattttcaaaa comes from Bombus terrestris chromosome 7, iyBomTerr1.2, whole genome shotgun sequence and encodes:
- the LOC100645246 gene encoding breast cancer type 2 susceptibility protein isoform X1, translated to MNNKSDGFSFGFATASGNSIHVSEEALSKAKVLFNNELKESNNSEQKFKAENEINTFNAQIPDVGFQTASGQRINVTSEALSKAKKLFNNELKESDNFEQKFKAENEINTFNAQIPDVGFQTASGQRINVTSEALSKAKKLFNNELKESDNFEQKFKAENEINTFNAQIPDVGFQTASGKCINVTDEAISKAKAIFQEEISKDFETILALPKSLQKRKIKDVDDNVSLNNKAKSSQFKKLRFSNEFQVLKSTHKNSLNNEEKGNQSTSSISMQGTLNCDVELKLNDNIMINITETSKESDEIIDNYVISHEIASAVALLADEKDLDFTEQQISPKEIKENDETENVPSSPVIGGQFIRKKRRSTGRRETTNTSKNKVDKLACLCNKADEFIDNLEKLNDNYASSNQYINKKDNCLTEKQDLTDKQDQYDSAVVNDFGDSQLMIDFINQSVTVLEKRLEAALEQDKQISMKQNSKPKPTISKLYFHRKSNTNNRISWKEISKGKKPTLCTYEELVNRKLPPEILDLRADNATMYKFHCADFYGQNIVQNNIDGIKLEDGACLILDENGYVGITEIKRSFLASPGVDPNLLPIGWVENHYKWIVWKLASMDRIKLGYIILPRVLTPARVMMELKYRYDREIDRSQRSALRKILEKDDVATKRMVLCVSSINKCDDSDTENKNQLKISSKKLILTDGWYCIQASIDQAMMKHITSGKIKEGTKLLTYGSELLNCDQGCSPLEIGENVCLKLHTNSTRRARWDMKLGYTVPSGPMCTKLKTIYPNGGLIGKIKVIVARVYPMLYHEKTSAGESIFRNARCEEKASIIYERECRSMIEAFYAKAEKYFHTGKCKSNLSTDSIDLAAVEWNEDRDKLFKEGFRSEQELEQLKNDCHMKQEKFRQELESQLQESLPLPRHVTPLLKIRVIEEETNAILSVWSPSEEVIDILKEGNCISLCNVMPSAKRGNELLLTANRNASFIQVNISDNSFRLRTYTALCEISKPTFTPAYGEFDTVGIIASIGNEPYGMKNFQAVYLAYPHADSLSSYLSILFWHGISSYGYAEILTIGSFVACGNLEWRRATSWNIPVAYCTERSIFTHNPRDSHLQEPLENLKCSITDISTYIDTCVVEISEKVQKKSMMRNNFNKDISNENINTDKQFNDHVSQEFQGRSLTNNQLAKSVAIQKRLEKLRSYGEPSSLSPITLKNSSKRVSLEFQSPIQSRSEKCTKVHTTLHARLTQNPT
- the LOC100645246 gene encoding breast cancer type 2 susceptibility protein homolog isoform X2, encoding MNNKSDGFSFGFATASGNSIHVSEEALSKAKVLFNNELKESNNSEQKFKAENEINTFNAQIPDVGFQTASGQRINVTSEALSKAKKLFNNELKESDNFEQKFKAENEINTFNAQIPDVGFQTASGQRINVTSEALSKAKKLFNNELKESDNFEQKFKAENEINTFNAQIPDVGFQTASGKCINVTDEAISKAKAIFQEEISKDFETILALPKSLQKRKIKDVDDNVSLNNKAKSSQFKKLRFSNEFQVLKSTHKNSLNNEEKGNQSTSSISMQGTLNCDVELKLNDNIMINITETSKESDEIIDNYVISHEIASAVALLADEKDLDFTEQQISPKEIKENDETENVPSSPVIGGQFIRKKRRSTEKQDLTDKQDQYDSAVVNDFGDSQLMIDFINQSVTVLEKRLEAALEQDKQISMKQNSKPKPTISKLYFHRKSNTNNRISWKEISKGKKPTLCTYEELVNRKLPPEILDLRADNATMYKFHCADFYGQNIVQNNIDGIKLEDGACLILDENGYVGITEIKRSFLASPGVDPNLLPIGWVENHYKWIVWKLASMDRIKLGYIILPRVLTPARVMMELKYRYDREIDRSQRSALRKILEKDDVATKRMVLCVSSINKCDDSDTENKNQLKISSKKLILTDGWYCIQASIDQAMMKHITSGKIKEGTKLLTYGSELLNCDQGCSPLEIGENVCLKLHTNSTRRARWDMKLGYTVPSGPMCTKLKTIYPNGGLIGKIKVIVARVYPMLYHEKTSAGESIFRNARCEEKASIIYERECRSMIEAFYAKAEKYFHTGKCKSNLSTDSIDLAAVEWNEDRDKLFKEGFRSEQELEQLKNDCHMKQEKFRQELESQLQESLPLPRHVTPLLKIRVIEEETNAILSVWSPSEEVIDILKEGNCISLCNVMPSAKRGNELLLTANRNASFIQVNISDNSFRLRTYTALCEISKPTFTPAYGEFDTVGIIASIGNEPYGMKNFQAVYLAYPHADSLSSYLSILFWHGISSYGYAEILTIGSFVACGNLEWRRATSWNIPVAYCTERSIFTHNPRDSHLQEPLENLKCSITDISTYIDTCVVEISEKVQKKSMMRNNFNKDISNENINTDKQFNDHVSQEFQGRSLTNNQLAKSVAIQKRLEKLRSYGEPSSLSPITLKNSSKRVSLEFQSPIQSRSEKCTKVHTTLHARLTQNPT